The Terracoccus luteus genome includes a region encoding these proteins:
- the ftsY gene encoding signal recognition particle-docking protein FtsY, producing MEPVLLFILIGVVIVGGIIGLGVNLLRGGSRTNTLEREAPTVGAPTRPGLPADDLDREPPGEAVTSPPETTATTAPEPEVVEPEPAPPAEPEAPAFEKPESARGRLQRLRARLARSNSALGKGLLALLSRGGLDEEAWEEVEDTLIASDLGVEATTELVDSLRRRVSVEGATDEATVRGWLKEELLALVQPGLDRRIASSRVGDRPAVILVVGVNGTGKTTTVGKLARVLVAEDRDVLLGAADTFRAAAADQLATWGDRVGVPTVRSDRDGADPAAVAFDAVKAGIEEEVDVVIIDTAGRLHNKVGLMDELGKVKRVIEKQSEIDEVLLVLDATTGQNGLQQAKVFSEAVNVTGIVLSKLDGTAKGGIVVAVQRQLGVPVKLVGLGEGPDDLAPFDPEAFVDAIVD from the coding sequence GTGGAACCAGTCCTGCTCTTCATCCTCATCGGCGTCGTCATCGTCGGCGGCATCATCGGCCTCGGCGTCAACCTGCTGAGGGGTGGTTCGCGCACGAACACCCTCGAGCGCGAGGCCCCCACCGTGGGCGCCCCGACCCGGCCGGGCCTGCCCGCCGACGACCTCGACCGCGAGCCGCCGGGTGAGGCCGTCACCTCGCCGCCGGAGACCACGGCCACGACCGCGCCCGAGCCGGAGGTCGTCGAGCCCGAGCCCGCCCCTCCGGCCGAGCCCGAGGCCCCGGCGTTCGAGAAGCCCGAGTCGGCGCGAGGCCGCCTGCAGCGCCTGCGCGCCCGCCTGGCCCGCTCGAACTCGGCGCTCGGCAAGGGCCTGCTCGCGCTGCTCTCGCGCGGGGGTCTCGACGAGGAGGCCTGGGAGGAGGTCGAGGACACCCTCATCGCGTCCGACCTCGGCGTCGAGGCGACGACCGAGCTCGTCGACTCGCTGCGCCGCCGCGTCTCGGTCGAGGGCGCGACCGACGAGGCGACCGTCCGCGGCTGGCTCAAGGAGGAGCTGCTCGCGCTCGTCCAGCCCGGCCTCGACCGCCGCATCGCCAGCTCGCGCGTGGGCGACCGCCCGGCCGTGATCCTCGTCGTCGGCGTCAACGGCACCGGCAAGACGACGACCGTCGGCAAGCTCGCCCGCGTGCTCGTCGCCGAGGACCGCGACGTCCTGCTCGGTGCGGCGGACACCTTCCGCGCCGCCGCGGCCGACCAGCTCGCGACGTGGGGCGACCGCGTCGGCGTGCCGACCGTGCGCTCCGACCGCGACGGCGCCGACCCCGCGGCCGTCGCCTTCGACGCCGTCAAGGCGGGCATCGAGGAGGAGGTCGACGTCGTCATCATCGACACCGCCGGCCGCCTCCACAACAAGGTCGGCCTCATGGACGAGCTCGGCAAGGTCAAGCGCGTCATCGAGAAGCAGAGCGAGATCGACGAGGTCCTGCTCGTGCTCGACGCCACCACCGGCCAGAACGGCCTGCAGCAGGCGAAGGTCTTCTCGGAGGCCGTGAACGTGACCGGCATCGTGCTCTCCAAGCTCGACGGCACCGCCAAGGGCGGCATCGTCGTCGCGGTTCAGCGTCAGCTCGGCGTCCCGGTCAAGCTCGTCGGTCTCGGCGAGGGCCCCGACGACCTCGCCCCCTTCGACCCGGAGGCCTTCGTCGACGCCATCGTCGACTGA